TTTCATATCGTGATTGTACGAAGTACTAAGATCTTAAGTTGTTTATCATGTCCTGTTACTTAAGTTAATATTTTCATCCCCACATAGCTGGTACAAGAGGAGGGTGTGAAGGCAGTGGTGACCATGAACGAAGACTTTGAACTCAAACGCTTCACAAACTCAATGGAGGTACAGTATAGTGTGTATACCATGTTTTCTTTCAATACTCTACCAATTTGCGAATCAAGAACTCTCATTGTCTCTATCTTCACCTAAAGTTGCATACTTGTAAAGAACTCAATTCTAAAAATCTCCCACTGCTTCTCCCGCCATTGAGAGCCTTTCaacgtacatgtaacacataGTAAGGTTTTCTTCTACTCTAGTTAAAATAATTTTACTGTTCCATATGCATTACCCTCAAAAAGCTTCCTTCCTTTGACTGTCTATTATTAAACTATTGAACTCTCTcgatgacaactgtttccctcttGTGTACAATCTTCAAACCTTTAAATCCAGTGTTCACTGCTGTCTCCCAGCATAATAATGTCCACTCTCCATCAGTTTATTCCGTTcattgcctagaagtggtcaaaaTTAAATGGCCTTGCACCCATTAAAAAGACTAGGTTGGATAATGCAAATCAATAGAAGAACTGCTTTACTATATtcaaacttgtacatgtacacacacaaaaaaatgatagCAGTAATTTAATAAGGGAGCAAGGGGGAAGTTGGCCACGTGTGACGAGAGAAGAACAAGAAATGGACTGTACTGTATCTAGATCGCATGTCTTGTAAAAAACTTGATTGTAAACCTTACAATGGCGTTATCGGCAGAATGATCTAGAGTCATAGAGAGTATGGCAAGAGGACTTAAGATTGGGAAGAGGGAAACCTCGAAATTGCTCCTGAAACTTTACTGCAAACCTAACAGTCAGAACAATATCAGTTGTTATACCTTTGATTAAGAGGTCTTAGATATTAGTACAGATCTAgtttctgtacatttgtatttcaaagGAGTGGTCGCGTGCGGGAGTCGAGCAGCTACGACTGACTACGATAGACCTGACGGGAGTGCCGACCCACGAGCACCTGAAGCTGGGCGTGATGTTTTTACTGAGGCATCGCGAACAGGGAAACACTGTGTACGTACACTGTAAGGCTGGGAGGAGAAGGAGTGCTACAATGGTGGCTTGTTATCTCATGCAGGTTAGTGTGTTTCTCATGGTAGGTGAGTGGGTATGTTacaatatccaagcagatctattggGGGTAAGTTAGATCTGCATGCAGTCAAACAGGAAGGCTGCAACTTCTCGTGGCCATATACAATCATATTgaatacaatacaaatacaaatatctGTATTGCTTGTTAAGAAATAAAAGCGACTGGTATCTTTATCCTGGACAAATTCAGTGCCCCACGCATGTCCCAGGGGAAATGTTAGTGCCTAACAGGACAAAGGGCAAATATCACccagtagtactagtacacagCGAGCACAGTTTAATTAGGTAACGATTCGGATATCAATAGCCTTAGTTTCTTTTTACCAAGGAGATTCTTTACATGTACCAACTTTGGGGCCCTTTCAGTAGTGCCTTTGCACcagatcttcttggagattaggtatGTTGGTGCATGAATAAGTTATTGGTGGGCAAGTGcagttgtgtttgtgtgtgaaaatGATTGAAGGAGTGGGGCCATTTCTTTGCTTTGAAGAGCTTCCAAAGTGAGGGGCTTCAACAATATTGAGATAACTGGACATTATTAATAATAACCAGGTACTTTATGAATTTTATAGGATTGTTGTAACTCAAAACTGTTATTGGGGCTATAGgcttatagcttttgttttcttcctaTAACCACAGTTACATGGATGGACCCCAGCAGAAGCTCATCTGTTCATCAAGGACAAACGTCCACACATAACCCTGGCTAGAGGCCAGCTCCAGGCACTGGAGAGATACTACACAACGGAACATATTGAAGAAAGAAGATAGTAAAGACAGATGTTCATCAAAAAAGTATTGAAATATTCTGTTGCAAAGTTAGTATTAAAGCTAAAACATTTTGAACCGCACAAACCGTAtgaattttatgaaaaatgcacaaaacactatgcaaaaatacatgaatcTTCTAAAAAAAGAATTTGATACATCTTTGTGACAATGTAGGGCACATACTTTTACTCAACAAAGCGGTGGTTGCATGAAAAAGGCTGTGCTTTCTATAACAAGATTCTTGCAGATAATgcttattgtattttttataaaatttgtcatcatcatcatcgcgggctgcttgcccggaccaagtccaccctctccttccagacttctctgtcccccatagcgttcttgAATTTAATTTGTTATCCTCATAAATTGCTTAGGCCTCCCTGAGTATTGGATCATAAAAGAAAGCTTTCATATATGAAAGCTCTATGATGATAATATGCTTCTCAAATCAATCATAAATATATATCTTGATCTGCCAAGAAAGGGAACGCCACACCTGAACAGAATAACACAAAACACAATCCAAAGGATCACCAGTATTTATTTACAGtgtgataaaagaaaaaaataaatgagTTCTGTAAGATTTAGAAATGGATTCTTTATAGACACGTCATGTCTACATTTTACGGTAAATTTAGAAGACTGTATCACAAGTTAGTATTGTTGTTTTAGTTCTTAAATATTGGTCCATTTAGACATAGTAGCCTTCATCATAACTTACAGTTCTCGAAACACAGCTAAAAACCTATGCCATTGGTTgtttaagggttaatgatcATGACAGGGTCCAAAGTGTTTACGGTGACATAAGGCATAGCCAGTGATCTATAGCCACAGAATAAACCATATTGAAGCGAAATAAGTAGTTTATGAGGTCGTTAGCCAGGAGTTATGTCACCTAAGATATGGAAAAGGTTTAAAAGTGCaactgacattaaaaaaaagtgcaaTCATACCTTACATTTTGGAATGTAGAATTGTTTTTCATGTAAAGTTGTACAATTCATTAGTTGATATTTTTCATGATACACAATCaactgaataaagaaaaattgtCTGTATGACATCAGTATCCTCTTGCATGTCTCGCACTGTTAAAAACCCTGTCGATTTCACCATCCTCCGCAGGCTTCAGCCTCACGTCAATGTACGCGTAGTCTTTCTCGCTCGCCGGCGTCTCGTTCTCGTCTTTGTACTGTCGCTGCATCTCCGCGAGAAACTTCACCGTGTCCTCGTCCACGAATTCCACCTCCATCTTGAATCTCTCGATCTCCGACTCCCTGAGTCCGAGCCTGATCAGCACCGCGGACAGGTACGTCCACCATTTTGTAAAAACCGGCCCGCGAACGTCGCCCCTCGGTAGATGCGAGTACAGGACGTTGCGGAACTGTTTCAACCGGATGACGTCGAACTCGGGGGACTTCTCGGTGATGAGCGGAGCGCGGTCCCACCCGGGCCAGTCGCCGGGCCGCTGGCCACAAATATGGCGGATGAGATTGAAGAGGAGGTTGAAGCTGAAGAGGTGGGGGTTACAGGGGATGCCTGACAGGGGGTACAGCTGCTCGTACTCCTGCTGGCCTAGGACTTTCTGGTAACCACCTGTGGGCAAGAAAAGAGGTTATAAAAGTCCCATACAAACAAATGGCTGCAGTTCCAGTGAGAGTTGAAAGAGGGATGCCTGACAGGGGGTACAGCTGCTCGTACTCCTGCTGGCCTAGGACTTTCTGGTAACCACCTGTGGGCAAGGAAACAGGTTATAGAAATATTGTACAAGCAATAGCTGCAGTTCCTGTGAGAGATGAAAGAGGGATGCCTGACAGGGGGTACAGCTGCTCATACTCCTGCTGGCCTAGGACTTTCTGGTAACCACCTGGGggagagagaagagaagagGTTATAGATTGTACAAGCAACCAAATCGGTGCAGTTCCAGTGAGAGATGAAAGAGGGCTCAAATTTCAGATGTTCCATACTCCTGCTGGCCTAGGACTTTCTGGTAACCACCTGGGGGAGAGAGAAGAGGTTATAGATTGTACAAGCAACCAAATCGGTGCAGTTCCAGTGAGAGATGAAAGAGGGCTCAAATTTCAGATGTTCCATACTCCTGCTGGCCCAGGACTTTCTGGTAACCACCTGTGGGCAAGGAAAGAGGTTATAGAAATATTGTAGAAGCAATAGCTGCAGTTCCAGTGAGAGATGAAAGAGGGATGCCTGACAGGGGGTACAGCTGCTCGTACTCCTGCTGGCCAAGGACTTTCTGGTAACCACCTGGGGGAAAGAAAAGAGGTTCTAGAAGTCTGTTACAAACAAATAGCTGCAGTTCCAGTGAGAGATGAAAGATGGCTCAATTTCactatgaaataaaagattttcCAGATGTTTTATAGAAACAAACAGCTACATGCAGTTCAAATGAGGGAATTAAAATTTCACCTCACTGTCTCTTTCAAATTAGACAAAATAACATCAacataaaacaaagaaatagTATAGCAGTATTATAAAAACACTTTTAGTGACTTAAAAAACTTTTTGGCTTGTTTTATGTAGCCAAGTTGATTGAAAAGGGTGTAGAGAATAAGATAAAAGTTATTATAATATTATTGCATTCTTTCAAGTAAAGAGAGCCTTTATATTACAGATCTTAACTTTATCACAGTTGGTATTgaccaaaaactgacaaaaataaaatctaTTACTTGATTCTTAAGTTCAAAGAAAGTTAAAGTCCTCCCTTTATCAGATGGTGCaaagggcggcgcccatcttcATTTCAATAgccatgggccacacaactCTTTACCAATCGAGACCTTACCAAATTTGAGATGTCCTAAACAAGTCACATGTTTTACTTGAAGCAGTAGTAAAATTCAGGAACACCTTTTTTTGTTGAAGATGTGATATGGCATGTATAATGAGATACTGACCTGTACCGAAGCGCAGGTGCTTGAGTAGGGGGCTGTACAGCTGCAGCACATGTCTCAGGTGGTGTGTCCTGAACTCATGGGTGCAAGGTATGCAGGGATTGTCATAATCATCGCACCTGGGTAGAAGAGATATTAAGAACATGCTTTATGTTTATAATGATTATGTGTGCAAAACTTCAACTCAATGTAGCAACTTTTGTATACTCCACTAAAACATTCTGTTGAGAGGGAACGCAAAACAAACAGGCATATACAACATTTGATTTACTATGAGATTAGCGccagaggcgtcgccaaaaattaaTATTTGAAGCAAATGACGACGACACAGCCATTAGCGTCCTCTGGCAGAACATGACGAAACTGCACTTCAGAACCACACACAAACAGGTGCACAGACTAGAACGGCAACGTTTGCAAGCACATACGtgacgacctggaccagacggctgtcaccatggttactggtaaaataGCAGAGACACTAGGTGACactatgtagcaagtggcaggacagctGTTGAGGCTGGTCTCCATGGTTTGTGTGTATTTCAAGAGTAAGAAAAAACAGCAGTAGGCTAGACTTTGTGGTGGTAAGCTTTCTAGTTTTTACGTCTTTTTGGTCGCCGCCACCTACGCAAGCTGAAAGGAGAAAACAAAACCTGCAAATAAAGAATGCGACTCTACTTTGTTAAATCAACATCAAGACTTTGTTTCTTAGGACGTACCTCGGTAAATTGTCCAGCAAGTAGGTAAGTAGTGTAGGCGTTCCCTTCTTGATCAGAAGCGCCGCCAGGCGGACGGAGTTGGCATAGTGCTCACTGTAGCGACCGCACGCCATGTTTGGACAACGATGTTCAAATGTCTTTccttaaaaataaaaataaatcataTGAATCACATGAAGAAGTTCTGAAACCCGCGGGCCGTATATTGGAGAACGCATGAGGTGTGTTAACAGCTTCTTCCTGTTGTTGTacataacaaaacacaacaattttttttgtgtgtgtagcgATTGTAATTGGTACAGCATATGTCAAGTCAAGTTACCATTAACTTCTATGGTAAAACAACACGAATTACGGACTATTGTACGCGTGTCTACTTGTTATTGTGAAGTCATTATTACAAGCAAAGTACCGTACCATGACCAAGTTTAAGACACGTAAAACAGTTaacgtacaaaatgtagaagacAGTTGCTAGAGACGTGAAGGAAAATGCATTatttagcagttcaaccaactTTACTGAAGAATACAGACCATAGTATACTATAAGCTGCCTTAACTAACCGTCAATATCCAATACTATAGACCGACCGTGCATGACGTGACTGGCTAATCCAATTAGcatttcaaccaatgagagaatagcAATTTTGAGAAGTGGAATCTGCTTAATAACAAACCGGGTTGAACCGGTTGGGGAATTCAGCCGTAAGGCATATGCCTAGGAAAATTATAGCTCTATTTCTGATTACGTCCTGTAGAAACATATGGTCGACTTTGGTAGGGatagcttttgttttgttgttgttgtttgccgAAATAGTCCAACAAATACAGTTTACCAATGAAAAACTGAAATGCAACAGGACTCTGGTATTTTATATTCCTACAGATACACATATTTCTACGCCTAAACCAATTAGCgattcaaccaatgagagaagaGCAATTAGAGGGCCGGTGACCTATATTGGAAATAGCACTCTTCGAGAGCCCACCATTCACTTAAGTCACGCCATATCTACATTTACATATTTATCTTAGTCACAACAGAAGAATTGACACGCATTTTTGACAGATTTTCCATCCCCAGCCGTGCAGTTTTCAAACACGTTTTGTCTGACGTTTTGTGTCTTGCTATATAATACTAATCTAGAAGAGAAAGGAAATCTATTCTTTTTATTTATAGTCTATATACATAGAGTGTGATGTAATTACACATTCAAATGTTCGCTAAAAAAAGAGGGACCGCCAACATTATGATTTCGCCATCGACAGAATCCGTGTATATACTTTGCTTACATTTCACGTGCACGCACTTGACATATAACACACTACGTTTGTACTAAAGAGTACGAGTTACGTAtgcagacagatttatttgatctaaCGTTACTCACACCGGGAAAGGACCCTACTCTTTTCggtaagtgcggtgggttctttaacgtgttcgAGGAgtggctctcctaaaacatGGGACCTCTACTCTAGATTTATGCCCTATACGCCACGACGTCCATAACCAAAGCTAGGaaatcattttcacctgagtgggGAAATACCTTTCCCAACAGCAGAGCATAGATGTCGGGACCTGTTAGTTAGGGATTCTACTTCAGCACCTCAAGGTTTAAAGTCAACAGCCCCAAGCACTGGGCCACCATAACACTTCTAGAAGGAGTATAGGTCTTTACACGAACGCAAAAGTTACGTACTAAACAAGAGCTAGGATCCGGAAAACACACAAGAGACCACCAACTGTGCCATGTTTACTACAAGAAAACACTCCTGCTTGTGACACCAAAAACAAGAGAGGCCTCTATGTAGTTCCAAACAATAGCCTTAAAAGAATAACTTGGACGACGAGATTTTAGTACGTTTGATCAGAAATATATCTCTAAAAAGAAGTTGAAGAACTCACCTTGTTGTGAATATACTAGTCCGGAGAAAGTGCAGGTACGCCTGTTGTGGTCCAGTGTGTGGTGGGTAGTATTAATTTACCGATATTTGCATTACAAAGGTCGCGGCGTCCCTGGCAACGACCCCGATGTGAACGTAAGCGACACCTAGCGATTCATATTTGAACAAGTGTGTTTTTGCTGCACATTGCAAGGTGTCGCGAATGTTCGTGTCTTTGGGGCCTGTACCTTCGATTGTATGGCAAACATTTCAGGTCACCCATTATTTAAGACTGTTGGTATTTTCAGGGTTAACTTTTCAGACTATGTTACGCTATTCAACCTTTTtccgcggagtaacctatatccgttgtatatagaAACAGACTATTTACGGATATCAGGTCgtcggacggtggtttcaagttgcaatattttcacaactttgcagtttgaaaccaccaacGTCAGTCGACTTTATATCCTTGAACGCCCTGTTCTTAAAAACAGCAGATATAGGTATACCACGGAAAAAGGTGATCTAGCTTTAAATGAGTTTGCAAAAGTCTGAAACCAGCAAGTATCATGGCCTTGTAATAGAACAAGACAAAGTATTGCAGTAAACACACGTTGTATGCATTCGGATAGCTTGCGATAGACATTAAAGACCTTAAAAATGTAGGCGCTGCTTTtgcagtgtctgtgtgtgtatacatgtatgtatgtgtgtgtgtttgtgtgtgtatttgtgtgtgtatgtgtatgtgtgtgtgtgtgttttggtgtgtgtatgtgtttgtgtgcatacatgtaatacatgagtgtgacactgtgtgtttgtgtgtgtgtcggtgCGTGCGTGAGAGCTAGAGAGAGTTGACTTTgcttgtctgtctttgtgtctactagatatttgtggtcagcataactttagaacctctaaATTAATTGGGATGAGAAGACAAATGTCAAGTTTAATCTTTACAACCCCTCACCCCCATGTGTATAACCTCAtcgaaacaatgaaacaaactaTAAAGTGAGGACAGAGAAAACGAATGAAATCACCATATTTTATTACACAACGGACAGAGAAAACAAATGAAATCACCATATTTTATTacacaacaaacattattaCAACCAGTAATAGCAATAACAACTTTCGATTTGAATGCATGGCACTTCCCTGAATTATTCTATGGTCTGCATAGTTTTACATTTGTCACACCAATTAACAATGCTGAATATCTTTATTATTTGCATGTCATCGCCCATAGTACCATAactattttaacctccttgctgtaaaCAGTTGGCAATAGAAAATAAGATAGTTAAACATATAAAACTTGCAAGAAAACACCTCAAACCACAATGAAAGGTGAAATTCGAACTTGAAATAACcgatactaaaaaaaattgttttgaagtGAATGTTTTGCATGGCTTGGCCATGTGTTACATTATTAGCATGAgcactcatctgtgttgataaagGACATAGGACATGACTAAACTTTAACTGACCAACACTATTAAGATTAGTTGGGACTTACCCGAAATTTttagccgactccgtcagccttggtCACGGAATGGACTCGTCTACTGTAgcggagacacgtgactgcagcagaggctcataaatgccagataacctgtgtcgtcCTCCGTCTCTGTTCCGTCTGGActtctttgcaagaggagtgaaggaggctgtgtacatccgCGCCCACCGTCCATCGTTGAACAGAgccggggggcgacacaggttatctggtaTTTACGACCatctgctgcagtcacgtgtctctgaAGTCACGTTCCAGAAGCcacagtagacgggtccattccatGAACAATGAGTTTTGATAGTGTTGATCAGTTAatgtttagtttatccataatgtgtTACATTGGACAGTCAGCTAATTGGTTGTCCCTTCCTTGTGTCACAGTTCGTCCCGTGGGCCCGGGTCCTCTCCAATTGGCCCGTGCGCCTCTTCTATCCCTCTGGCCACCCTTTTCAGGGTTTCAATGTCCATCGCTTGTATCTCTTCAGCAGTGATGTACCCCTTCTTGTCCTTATCCATGACGGAAAAGACCTTTCTGACGTGTTCCATATCTTCCTCTCCCAACTCTTCGCCCTCGTCTTCGTCCAGGATGTTGTGTTCGTAAAGTATCGCGAGTAACTCAGGCGTAAACTTCTCCATGTCTTCTTCCTTCATTAACGTAAGAAACGTTTTCCTGATGATTTCCACGTTCATGTACCCCATGTCAATGACCTTGTCACCTTTCTTGTACGTCCACTGGAGCTTGACTTCATTGAACGCCGTGTATGTGTCAATGTCTCTCGTGGCGCAGTCCGAATCGTTGAACTCTGCGAATGGGTCCCACATGATCGTGGCGGCAACGCTGCGCCCGTACGATCGCACTTGGTGGAAATAACGCGACGGGATAAAGATACAGTCTCCCGGCTTGAGGGTCGCCCAGGTCCACGGCACCTCTGCAACCTCTGGGTTTTTCACGAGGTCTACTTTGTCAACGTTCATGTGAGTGAAGCCTGACCCGGATTTCTTCTTGTCAGCCAAGTCTAGTTTGTCTCCGTACTTGTTGTCGATCATGATGAAGTCTTTGCGGCCGGAGATCAGGCAATGTATGTTGTGGTCGGCGTCGTAGTGTAGAACTGACCTAGTCCCACCGGAAGACAACCACAGGTTTGACTCTAGAATGCTGTCCCTAAAATTGCCGCAGAGTAGTGAACGAGGAACCTGCATTTCTGCTCTCATGGGATCGGGTAGCAAGGATACCACGTACCACTGCTTGTGGTGGTAGTTGTCTAAGAACTCGCTCAGTGGCATCCTCAGGCGAACGGGGTGGTGGCGATCTTCGATCTTCTTCTCAATCAGGACGTCCAAGTCTCCATACTTCTCCCTGATGTAGTCATCACTCTGCCAGTTGGCGACCGCTGGGGCCTTGGCGATGGCTTGCCTGTACACGAGGGGTACGTAGGGTTCCCTGGCATGCTGTTCCCAGAACTCTGTCGGAGTCAGCGGCTGTGTGTACTCCTTCACGGGTCCTTCGGGTTCCCTTTGGTAGCCCAGCGGTAACAGGTGGCCGACTGGGAGTCCGGGCTCGCTCGGTAGGAGGGTGGGGGGAAACACAACGTCCTCGCTGCCCTCACCGTTGACAAAAATACTTCCCAACCACAACACGGAAGTAAATGTCCAAAACAGCACCGCCTTCTTTAGGGCCATTTGAAGTAGTCCAATTTAACAGGTGGTCGAAACAGAGACGTCTAGTTGAGTTGAATCGTTCACGGAAGCGCACACAAACAGATCTGTGAACTGTTTGGATATTTATCAGTTTCAGTTCCCAAGTAGACTCAAAACGTTTCCCGAGTGGGCGTTTTTGTTTACCTTTTCCTCTGATTCCTCAATAAAACTAGCTACCGACGGGGTTCACCTTAGTACAAATGCAGTCCGAATTTGTCCAACAAATGTCCGAGGTACACAGGAAAGATCCTTGCAGGCAACCACCTTGCCAGTTGTCTTCATACAAATGTGGATTGGTGACGGCGTTGTCTACACACTCATGTCGAGATTGTCGTCTGTGCGGTAATGCTGTCGCACCTGTTCGACAGGTTGACCTGGTGACCTCACTTCCGGTTATCTTCGCAGGTGAAATAGCAACATTTCGGAAACGTTTATAAACCCTCCCTAGGTATTTACTATGCGATTCAAAACTAGGGGTCCTCATGTTTTCTGCCAACGGTGAATCCGACTAGGAAACGACGCTGTTAACAGACGCATCTGATCAAGGTACGATGGCCCCTACCCGCATACCAATGATTTCTACTTCCGGGTCagcatcatgacgtcatgaccGATCCATACGTACGGCATAAATTACGTGCATGGGAGCTCGTACATACGCGTTGCATAGGCATTGGAAATG
The sequence above is drawn from the Branchiostoma floridae strain S238N-H82 chromosome 4, Bfl_VNyyK, whole genome shotgun sequence genome and encodes:
- the LOC118414464 gene encoding uncharacterized protein LOC118414464 isoform X2 — encoded protein: MACGRYSEHYANSVRLAALLIKKGTPTLLTYLLDNLPRCDDYDNPCIPCTHEFRTHHLRHVLQLYSPLLKHLRFGTGGYQKVLGQQEYEQLYPLSGIPCNPHLFSFNLLFNLIRHICGQRPGDWPGWDRAPLITEKSPEFDVIRLKQFRNVLYSHLPRGDVRGPVFTKWWTYLSAVLIRLGLRESEIERFKMEVEFVDEDTVKFLAEMQRQYKDENETPASEKDYAYIDVRLKPAEDGEIDRVFNSARHARGY
- the LOC118414197 gene encoding uncharacterized protein LOC118414197; protein product: MALKKAVLFWTFTSVLWLGSIFVNGEGSEDVVFPPTLLPSEPGLPVGHLLPLGYQREPEGPVKEYTQPLTPTEFWEQHAREPYVPLVYRQAIAKAPAVANWQSDDYIREKYGDLDVLIEKKIEDRHHPVRLRMPLSEFLDNYHHKQWYVVSLLPDPMRAEMQVPRSLLCGNFRDSILESNLWLSSGGTRSVLHYDADHNIHCLISGRKDFIMIDNKYGDKLDLADKKKSGSGFTHMNVDKVDLVKNPEVAEVPWTWATLKPGDCIFIPSRYFHQVRSYGRSVAATIMWDPFAEFNDSDCATRDIDTYTAFNEVKLQWTYKKGDKVIDMGYMNVEIIRKTFLTLMKEEDMEKFTPELLAILYEHNILDEDEGEELGEEDMEHVRKVFSVMDKDKKGYITAEEIQAMDIETLKRVARGIEEAHGPIGEDPGPRDEL
- the LOC118414464 gene encoding uncharacterized protein LOC118414464 isoform X1 yields the protein MACGRYSEHYANSVRLAALLIKKGTPTLLTYLLDNLPRCDDYDNPCIPCTHEFRTHHLRHVLQLYSPLLKHLRFGTGGYQKVLGQQEYEQLYPLSGIPCNPHLFSFNLLFNLIRHICGQRPGDWPGWDRAPLITEKSPEFDVIRLKQFRNVLYSHLPRGDVRGPVFTKWWTYLSAVLIRLGLRESEIERFKMEVEFVDEDTVKFLAEMQRQYKDENETPASEKDYAYIDVRLKPAEDGEIDRVFNSARHARGY
- the LOC118414466 gene encoding phosphatidylglycerophosphatase and protein-tyrosine phosphatase 1-like, whose product is MSNLLARTLFYPTLLYNVVMEKVTSRRWYDRIDRTVLLGALPFRSMTPMLVQEEGVKAVVTMNEDFELKRFTNSMEEWSRAGVEQLRLTTIDLTGVPTHEHLKLGVMFLLRHREQGNTVYVHCKAGRRRSATMVACYLMQLHGWTPAEAHLFIKDKRPHITLARGQLQALERYYTTEHIEERR